The Candidatus Hydrogenedentota bacterium sequence TTCGGGAACAGAAGTTACTGATACCTTGGCGTCCTACGTACGACGCGCTCAGAAAGGCGCAGCGGACGCCGCAATTGTTGCTGGAACCGGCAAGGATTTACTGGAGGCAGTGGCAGCCCATGTGCTTTTCGTGTGCGGCAATACCAATAATCCTCCACATAACTTTCCTATATTACTTAGTCAGGCTTTTGTTGCCCTCGAACTCAAGACATCGGCAGACAAGGCGGTCAACGGTGACCCGCCTGAGCATCGATTTCAGCGTGCTCTTTTTGAAGGCGCATGTGCTGTCAATACCTTACGCAACAGGCAAGGCAGTGGGAACGGCAGCCCTTGGCTGCCAACAGTCACGCCGGAGAAAGCACGCCGTGCGACTCAGGTAATGGGCATTGTTGGAGATCTTATGTTACGAACACTGAAAGAGAAGCAATCGTTATGACCGATAAACCTAAACTCATTGAACGTGCGTTTCCGCTGAAGCAGACTTCTTTAACATCGGTACATGAGAAGAATGTCCGGCATGGCCACATCTCGACGCTGCATATCTGGCCGGCGCGGCGGCCCTTGGCGGCGTGCCGGGCTGCGTTGTTGGCGACGCTGTTGCCGGACCCCGGCACAGCCGAGGAGCGGCGCAAGCTCTGCGAGCGGATCGGCGGCAAGGTCGTCGAAAAGATCGAGCGCAAAACCATGCCTAACGGCCGCATTGTCGAACGGGTG is a genomic window containing:
- a CDS encoding abortive infection family protein; its protein translation is MKQQPSLNNAIAAFAIPRMVDDTQTERRDPNQADIQLCIDKCTLAQGDQKSQGQRVGKAKRVRSVLTWVIEHASEYSREFVEQMVTLIRSCGGFQPGAPNYVGEEAIICLRDALLSKGFLLTPEGEIRTAALDILSGTEVTDTLASYVRRAQKGAADAAIVAGTGKDLLEAVAAHVLFVCGNTNNPPHNFPILLSQAFVALELKTSADKAVNGDPPEHRFQRALFEGACAVNTLRNRQGSGNGSPWLPTVTPEKARRATQVMGIVGDLMLRTLKEKQSL